The window GAGGGTTGAGGCCGTTCGGCGCATAGTCGATGCGGACGAGGGAGATGCCCATGGTGTTGAGCCCACCGATCTGCGCGACGTTGACGGCGGTCACCACGGAGCCCTGCTTGTTGGCCGTGTTGCCGGCCACATGGAGGCCGGAGAAGAAGAAGTCCTCGGCGACGACTTCCTTCGCATCTTTGCAAGGGAGCCCGTTGACACGCACTGCATGGATTGGACGAGATAGCCAAGATGAGTGATTGCTCGACTACAATTctatggagtatatgaatctatgcaCGTACCTTGAGACGTCTTTTCAGCGACGCAGAAGTCCTGGAGAAGGCTCGGGTCGGAGGCGGTGACGCCGCCATGTGAGCACGCAAAGGCCAAGAGAGCTCCTGCAAGGAGCAGCACATGAATGGCCACCATGTCTCTTTTCTGTTTTCACCTCACTGAAACAAGTTAGCAAGCAGTGTTGACACTGGCAGGAACGTGCTCGCTGTTAAGCTTTGGGAATTGGTTGTTGTGCTGCTTGAACTGTGCGATGTCTAAGCAATAATGGAGGCTAGTATTTATAGGGAGATCCTGCCATAGTGTCATGTACtatatgtatatgtatgtatatacaTGGGTTGGGTAGGAACAAGTCTTGTGATGTGGGCAGCCTGCAGAGCGTGTGCTTAGATCTGGACAACCTGCTAcgcatatatatgtatatatattggACGGCAGGATCAAATTAATATCTATGCTTGAACAAGTCGCCTGTACATATCCACAACGACCAAGAATCCAAGGAGGCTACAGAACGCTAACATCCTTGACCATGGACCCAGGACCCCCTCACTCCATCAGGATGGCCTTACGTCGGGTGCCAATTCGGTTTATACAAAGCAGAAGAACAAATCTTCATGACAGATTGTAAAGTTTGTGATTATCTTCTTCGAGACACCTGCGTCTATTGGTGTCCGTTCATGTTTTTCTGCTGTATGAACAGATACATGCCAAACTTAACCTGCTATAACATGAGATCATGTCCCTTGTAAGCTATTCTAGTGAAGCATGACTTCCTCTCGCTTGGATCGATTTAATGTATGATGTTCCGATTGAGTGCAACCTGTTCGTTACTTCTCTTATGTCCATGCGCTCCGTTGGATTCATACGCGTACAAGAAAGAGCGACCTGCATGAGCAATAACAAGCACCCA is drawn from Triticum dicoccoides isolate Atlit2015 ecotype Zavitan chromosome 6B, WEW_v2.0, whole genome shotgun sequence and contains these coding sequences:
- the LOC119322433 gene encoding putative germin-like protein 2-2, with the protein product MVAIHVLLLAGALLAFACSHGGVTASDPSLLQDFCVAEKTSQVRVNGLPCKDAKEVVAEDFFFSGLHVAGNTANKQGSVVTAVNVAQIGGLNTMGISLVRIDYAPNGLNPPHTHPRSTEILTVLEGCLHVGFVTSNPENRHFTKVLAKGDVFVFPKGLVHYQFNNGNTHAVAIAGLSSQNPGVITVANAVFGSEPAISDDVITKAFQVEKNTVDWIQAQF